A part of Larkinella insperata genomic DNA contains:
- a CDS encoding nucleoside recognition domain-containing protein, protein MALNYIWVAFFLIAFLIALFKLIFLGDTEIFKTIVEGLFDSSKVAVMDIALPLAGVMTFFLGLLNIGEKAGAINFLARIIGPFFNKLFPEVPKDHPANGQMIMNFSANMLGLDNAATPFGLKAMQSLQELNPQKDTASNAQIMFLVLHTSGLTIIPLGIMAQRAILGAKDPSDIFIPCLIGTYVATVFSMFIVALKQRINLFNGLVMGWLGGITAFLVLALWYLSSLPKEEIEQVSKVVGNVTLFVIIVAFLLGAMRKKVDIFDTFIEGAKGGFETSVRIIPYLVGMLVAISALRNSGAMAYVVDGMKYVIGLMGVNTDFTDALPVALMRPLSGSASRALMIDAMKEFGPDSFVGRLSCIFQGAADTTFYIVALYFGSVGIKKTRYAIIAGLIADAAGVLAGIALGYFFFH, encoded by the coding sequence ATGGCCCTTAACTACATCTGGGTAGCTTTCTTCCTGATTGCCTTTCTGATTGCGCTTTTTAAGCTGATTTTTCTGGGCGATACCGAAATTTTCAAGACCATTGTTGAAGGCTTGTTTGATTCCTCCAAAGTGGCCGTCATGGATATTGCCCTGCCGCTGGCGGGGGTGATGACCTTCTTTCTGGGTCTGCTCAACATTGGCGAAAAAGCCGGAGCCATCAACTTCCTGGCGCGCATCATCGGGCCGTTTTTCAACAAGCTGTTTCCGGAAGTACCGAAAGATCACCCGGCCAACGGGCAGATGATCATGAATTTTTCGGCCAACATGCTCGGGCTGGACAACGCGGCCACGCCCTTTGGCCTGAAAGCCATGCAGAGTTTGCAGGAATTGAATCCCCAGAAGGACACGGCTTCCAATGCCCAGATTATGTTCCTGGTGCTGCACACCTCGGGGCTGACCATCATACCGCTCGGCATCATGGCGCAACGGGCCATCCTGGGGGCAAAAGATCCGTCGGACATTTTCATTCCGTGCCTGATCGGAACCTACGTCGCCACGGTTTTCAGCATGTTCATTGTGGCCCTGAAACAACGCATCAATCTCTTCAACGGCTTGGTAATGGGCTGGCTGGGGGGCATCACGGCTTTTCTGGTCTTGGCGTTGTGGTACCTGTCGTCGCTGCCGAAAGAAGAAATCGAACAGGTGTCGAAAGTGGTGGGCAATGTCACGCTGTTTGTCATCATCGTGGCGTTTCTGCTCGGCGCGATGCGGAAGAAGGTCGATATTTTTGATACGTTTATTGAGGGAGCGAAAGGCGGTTTTGAAACATCCGTCCGGATCATTCCGTACCTGGTCGGGATGCTGGTTGCCATCAGCGCGCTGCGCAATTCCGGCGCGATGGCGTATGTGGTTGACGGGATGAAGTACGTTATTGGTTTAATGGGCGTCAATACCGACTTTACCGATGCCCTGCCGGTCGCCCTGATGCGGCCCCTGAGCGGCAGCGCGTCGCGGGCGTTGATGATCGACGCCATGAAAGAATTTGGGCCCGATTCGTTCGTAGGTCGTTTATCCTGCATCTTTCAGGGGGCTGCCGACACCACGTTTTACATCGTTGCCCTGTATTTCGGTTCCGTCGGAATCAAGAAAACCCGTTACGCGATCATTGCCGGTTTGATCGCCGATGCCGCCGGCGTTTTGGCCGGAATCGCGCTGGGCTACTTCTTTTTTCACTGA
- a CDS encoding APC family permease encodes MIQPKLTTFDVAMIVVSLVIGVGIFRTPAIVAQSAGSATVFFAAWVAGGFVSLCGALTYAEIGARYHFPGGFYKLISTAFHPVFAFMLNWVIVLTYGAGLAGVALIGAEYINPLLPVALQTSAGIQGTVIATVLFFFAINYLGIKSSARLQNVLSSLKIVLMALLCLGVVLPPELEPSASALDVPPTTLNTFSAFAVSLIAVFYTYGGYQQTLNFGADIKDPVRNTPRGILIGMAIVIGLYLCINYAYYHQLGFAGLAGSKLIAADLARSLFGNWGFTFVSLAIFISVLGYINATLLSLPRVLYAMADDGVLPPIFKKVNERTQVQEFTLIFITVVVLASLLVLGTFEKIVNYVMSIDSLALASAAASIFVFRHRVRGNDPHRGYKIRWYPWIPLVFILFLLAVSVNVIVSDPVPAAIGWGLFFSGAPLYWLLKKVF; translated from the coding sequence ATGATCCAGCCCAAACTGACCACGTTCGATGTTGCAATGATTGTCGTTAGCCTGGTCATTGGCGTGGGCATTTTCCGGACTCCCGCCATCGTGGCCCAATCGGCGGGGTCAGCAACGGTATTCTTTGCCGCCTGGGTGGCCGGTGGGTTCGTGAGTTTATGCGGAGCCCTGACCTACGCCGAAATTGGAGCCCGGTATCACTTTCCCGGCGGTTTTTACAAGCTCATCTCCACGGCTTTCCACCCGGTTTTTGCGTTTATGCTCAACTGGGTTATCGTGCTGACCTACGGCGCGGGCCTGGCCGGAGTCGCCCTGATCGGGGCCGAATACATCAATCCGCTGCTGCCCGTAGCGCTTCAAACCAGCGCCGGTATACAGGGAACCGTGATTGCGACGGTTCTTTTCTTTTTTGCCATCAATTACCTCGGCATCAAGTCCAGCGCCCGGCTGCAAAACGTGCTCAGCAGCCTGAAAATCGTCCTGATGGCCCTGCTCTGTCTGGGTGTTGTCTTACCGCCCGAACTCGAACCGTCAGCGTCCGCGCTCGACGTACCGCCGACGACGCTGAATACCTTTTCCGCTTTTGCCGTTAGCCTGATTGCGGTTTTTTACACCTACGGCGGTTATCAGCAGACCCTCAATTTCGGCGCAGACATCAAAGATCCGGTGCGCAACACCCCGCGCGGCATCCTGATCGGGATGGCCATCGTCATTGGCCTGTACCTTTGCATCAACTACGCCTATTACCATCAGCTGGGTTTTGCCGGATTGGCCGGTTCCAAACTTATTGCCGCCGATCTGGCGCGGTCTTTGTTTGGCAATTGGGGTTTTACTTTTGTTTCCCTCGCCATTTTTATTTCGGTACTGGGCTACATCAACGCAACCTTGCTGTCGCTGCCGCGGGTGTTGTACGCGATGGCCGACGACGGGGTGCTGCCGCCCATTTTCAAGAAGGTCAACGAGCGGACGCAGGTGCAGGAGTTTACGCTTATTTTCATTACGGTCGTGGTGCTGGCGTCGTTGCTGGTGCTCGGTACGTTCGAGAAAATCGTCAATTACGTCATGTCGATTGACAGCCTGGCGCTGGCCAGTGCGGCCGCGTCGATTTTTGTATTTCGGCACCGGGTCCGGGGCAACGATCCCCATAGGGGTTACAAAATCCGGTGGTATCCGTGGATTCCGCTGGTTTTCATCCTGTTTCTGCTGGCGGTTTCGGTCAACGTAATTGTCAGTGACCCGGTTCCGGCGGCCATCGGCTGGGGGCTGTTTTTCAGTGGAGCGCCCCTGTACTGGCTGCTCAAGAAGGTTTTTTAG
- a CDS encoding trans-sulfuration enzyme family protein has translation MDISYILNELGEEHNQYFNAVAPPIIQTSNFMFPDVETMRRMFPHEFELPIYTRGNNPTVEILRKKLAALEGAEDALVLASGSAAIATAVIANVNQGDHIVSVAKPYSWTTKLMQNFLPRFGVTTTFVDGTEVSQFENAIQPNTKVIFLESPNTFTFELQDLAAVAKIAKERGIVTMIDNSYSTALYQKPVELGIDLVLYSASKYIGGHSDVVAGVICGTKEMMRKIFYSEYMTLGGIISPMNAWLLIRGLRTLPLRLERSARTAAEVVAYLENHPKVRRVYFPYSKTNPQLELAKRQMSGCGGLLTISLETDRIEVVDKFANSLKRFLLGVSWGGHESLAFPASSGYADGTAQPGDTGFNLIRLYIGLEEPNVLIADLEQAFEHI, from the coding sequence GTGGATATTTCGTACATTCTCAACGAACTCGGCGAGGAGCACAATCAGTATTTCAATGCCGTTGCCCCGCCCATTATTCAGACCAGCAATTTCATGTTTCCGGACGTCGAAACAATGCGCCGGATGTTTCCCCACGAATTCGAATTGCCCATCTACACGCGGGGCAACAACCCGACGGTTGAAATCCTGCGGAAGAAACTGGCGGCTCTTGAGGGGGCCGAAGACGCCCTCGTGCTGGCGAGCGGTAGTGCGGCCATTGCCACGGCGGTGATTGCCAACGTCAACCAGGGTGACCACATCGTTTCGGTAGCCAAACCGTATAGCTGGACCACCAAGCTGATGCAGAATTTTCTGCCCCGGTTCGGCGTCACGACGACGTTTGTGGACGGCACGGAGGTCAGCCAGTTTGAGAACGCCATCCAGCCCAACACCAAAGTTATTTTTCTCGAATCGCCCAACACGTTTACGTTTGAGTTGCAGGACCTGGCGGCTGTGGCCAAAATAGCAAAGGAGCGCGGAATTGTGACGATGATCGACAACAGTTACTCGACGGCTCTGTACCAGAAACCCGTTGAACTGGGCATCGACCTGGTGCTGTATTCGGCCTCCAAGTACATCGGCGGGCACAGCGATGTGGTGGCGGGTGTGATCTGCGGCACGAAGGAAATGATGCGCAAAATTTTTTATTCCGAATACATGACGCTGGGCGGCATCATCTCGCCCATGAATGCCTGGCTTCTGATCCGCGGGCTGCGCACCCTGCCGCTCCGGCTTGAGCGTTCGGCCCGGACTGCCGCCGAAGTCGTGGCCTACCTCGAAAACCATCCGAAGGTTCGGCGCGTATATTTCCCGTATTCGAAAACGAATCCGCAGCTCGAACTCGCCAAACGGCAAATGTCCGGCTGTGGCGGTTTGCTGACCATTTCGCTCGAAACCGACCGGATCGAGGTGGTCGATAAATTCGCCAATTCGTTGAAACGGTTTTTGCTGGGCGTTTCCTGGGGTGGACACGAATCGCTGGCGTTTCCGGCCAGTTCCGGCTATGCCGACGGTACCGCCCAGCCCGGCGATACGGGGTTCAATCTGATCCGGCTTTACATTGGTTTGGAAGAACCGAATGTACTAATTGCGGATTTGGAACAGGCTTTTGAGCACATTTAG
- a CDS encoding glycoside hydrolase family 3 N-terminal domain-containing protein: MRFSVRLRFLACAFSLLFSLNTAHSQSVPSFLKANPRWVDSVFNAMTPDQRIAQLIMVAGFSNRSKGYEDSLMTLVQTYQIGGIVFFQGGPIRQARLINRLQTVAKVPMLVAIDGEWGLGMRLDSTVRFPYQMTLGAIQGRDDLIYKMGAAVARQCRRMGIHINFAPVADVNNNPNNPVINFRSFGEDKEAVANKALAYMKGMQDNGLLTSLKHFPGHGDTGTDSHYDLPLITKNRPQLEELELYPFRKLIDAGAAGVMIAHLNIPALDATPNLPSTLSRKVVTDLLKNELGFGGLVYSDAMNMKGVTKYYPSGIADRMGLEAGMDILEYTLDIPRAIAEVKQAVADGRLSQADIDARCRKVLAAKAWAGLDRYKPVNLMNLVRELNEPESNLINRLLSEEALTILKNDKEESGEPLIPLLNLSTKKIASVSLDASQETYFQKMLANYTAVKQFNITATTADTTLERIRKELKDYDVLLVGVHLSNIRPAVQYGVTPKTVAVLRELCETGKAVVSVFGNPYALAKLEGLEQARGLIMAYQLTQFTEELAAQLIFGAIPAKGKLPVTVNERYKLNDGIPTSSIGRLKYTIPEEVGVDSYFLTAKIDSLMQVAITQKATPGGVVQMAKDGKVIFQKAYGTHTYEGLTPTKEDDLFDLASVTKVSTSTLALMRLVDEGKFNLDATMAAYLPDFKESNKANLIWRDVLTHQAGLKASIAFWMDARNPDGTWKDKTFNDEKRGPYKVEITDKLFMHRRYRRTIFETIRDSPVSAKKDYVYSDLSFILYPQIVEEMTDQKFEDYLKQNIYEPLGATTLTFNPMRFYPLPRIMPTEYDSVFRKSLVWGRVHDEGAAMLGGVSGHAGLFGSSNDLMKLVQMYLQKGYYGGKQFISPQTVTEFTRYQFPEKGNRRGIGFDKPSFKYSGNAPKFASPQSFGHSGFTGTFIWVDPQYNTSYVFMSNRVYPSRTHTKLITLGIRTNVADALYEAIRRGPNSNLASILATP; encoded by the coding sequence ATGCGTTTTTCTGTCCGTTTGCGTTTTCTGGCCTGCGCCTTCAGTCTTTTGTTTTCCCTCAACACGGCTCATTCCCAAAGCGTTCCGTCGTTTCTGAAGGCGAATCCGCGCTGGGTCGATTCGGTTTTTAACGCCATGACGCCCGATCAGCGGATTGCCCAGTTGATCATGGTCGCGGGGTTTTCAAACCGGAGCAAAGGCTACGAAGATTCGTTGATGACGCTGGTGCAGACCTACCAGATCGGCGGAATTGTGTTTTTTCAGGGCGGTCCGATTCGGCAGGCCCGGCTGATCAACCGGCTGCAAACCGTGGCGAAAGTACCCATGCTGGTTGCCATTGACGGCGAGTGGGGGCTGGGCATGCGGCTGGACAGCACCGTGCGGTTTCCGTACCAGATGACGCTGGGCGCCATTCAGGGGCGCGATGACCTGATCTATAAAATGGGGGCCGCCGTGGCCCGCCAGTGCCGCCGGATGGGTATTCACATCAATTTTGCTCCGGTGGCCGATGTCAACAACAACCCGAATAACCCCGTTATCAACTTCCGCTCGTTCGGCGAAGACAAGGAAGCCGTTGCCAACAAGGCGCTGGCGTACATGAAAGGGATGCAGGACAACGGGTTACTTACCTCCCTGAAACACTTTCCCGGTCACGGCGATACGGGTACGGATTCGCACTACGACCTGCCACTGATTACCAAAAACCGGCCGCAACTGGAGGAACTGGAACTGTATCCGTTCCGGAAGCTGATCGACGCCGGCGCTGCGGGCGTCATGATTGCCCACCTGAATATTCCGGCGCTGGATGCAACGCCCAACCTGCCGAGTACGCTTTCGCGCAAAGTCGTTACGGACTTACTCAAAAATGAACTGGGCTTCGGCGGACTGGTGTATTCCGACGCGATGAACATGAAGGGCGTCACCAAGTATTACCCCTCGGGTATTGCCGACCGCATGGGGCTGGAAGCCGGGATGGACATTCTGGAATACACGCTCGACATTCCACGGGCCATTGCCGAGGTGAAGCAGGCCGTGGCCGATGGACGGCTTTCGCAGGCCGACATCGACGCCCGTTGCCGCAAAGTGCTGGCGGCCAAAGCCTGGGCGGGGCTGGATCGGTACAAACCCGTTAACCTGATGAACCTGGTCCGGGAGCTGAACGAGCCCGAATCCAACCTGATCAACCGGTTGCTGAGCGAAGAAGCGCTGACGATTTTGAAAAATGACAAGGAGGAATCGGGCGAACCGCTGATTCCGCTGCTGAACCTGAGTACCAAAAAAATTGCATCGGTTTCGCTGGATGCTTCGCAGGAAACCTATTTCCAGAAAATGCTCGCTAATTACACGGCCGTCAAGCAGTTCAACATCACAGCGACCACGGCTGATACCACCCTGGAACGCATCCGCAAAGAACTAAAGGACTATGACGTGCTGCTCGTGGGCGTGCACCTGAGCAACATCCGGCCGGCGGTGCAATACGGTGTTACGCCTAAAACCGTCGCGGTCCTGCGGGAATTGTGCGAAACCGGGAAAGCCGTCGTTTCGGTGTTTGGCAACCCGTACGCCCTGGCAAAACTGGAGGGGCTGGAACAGGCGCGCGGCCTCATCATGGCGTACCAGTTGACTCAATTCACGGAGGAACTGGCCGCCCAACTGATCTTTGGCGCCATTCCGGCGAAGGGGAAACTGCCGGTGACGGTCAACGAGCGGTACAAACTCAACGACGGTATTCCCACCTCATCGATTGGCCGGTTGAAATACACGATCCCAGAAGAAGTGGGCGTGGACTCATATTTCCTGACGGCGAAAATTGATTCGCTGATGCAGGTGGCCATTACCCAGAAGGCGACGCCGGGCGGTGTGGTGCAGATGGCCAAAGATGGCAAGGTGATTTTCCAGAAAGCGTACGGAACCCACACCTACGAAGGGCTCACACCGACGAAAGAAGACGACCTGTTTGACCTGGCATCCGTTACCAAAGTCAGCACGTCGACGCTGGCCCTGATGCGGCTGGTCGACGAAGGCAAGTTTAACCTGGACGCAACGATGGCCGCCTACCTGCCGGATTTTAAAGAATCGAATAAAGCCAACCTGATCTGGCGCGACGTACTGACGCACCAGGCCGGTTTAAAGGCGTCGATTGCATTCTGGATGGACGCGCGCAACCCCGACGGAACCTGGAAGGATAAAACGTTCAACGACGAAAAACGCGGCCCGTACAAAGTGGAGATTACGGACAAGCTTTTTATGCACCGCAGATACCGGAGAACCATCTTCGAGACGATTCGGGACTCGCCGGTGAGCGCCAAGAAAGATTACGTTTACAGCGACCTGTCGTTTATTCTCTATCCGCAAATCGTGGAAGAGATGACCGATCAGAAGTTTGAAGATTACCTGAAACAGAACATCTACGAACCGCTGGGCGCTACTACACTGACCTTCAATCCGATGCGGTTTTACCCGCTGCCGCGCATCATGCCAACGGAGTACGACTCGGTTTTCCGCAAGTCGCTGGTCTGGGGCCGGGTGCACGACGAAGGGGCGGCCATGCTCGGCGGGGTGTCGGGGCACGCCGGTCTGTTTGGGTCCTCCAACGACCTGATGAAACTGGTGCAGATGTACCTGCAAAAAGGTTATTACGGTGGTAAACAGTTTATTAGCCCGCAGACGGTAACGGAGTTCACGCGGTACCAGTTTCCGGAAAAAGGCAATCGGCGCGGTATCGGCTTCGATAAACCAAGCTTTAAATATTCGGGGAACGCGCCCAAATTTGCCAGTCCGCAGAGCTTCGGACACTCGGGGTTCACCGGAACTTTTATCTGGGTTGACCCGCAGTACAACACCTCGTACGTCTTTATGTCGAACCGGGTTTATCCGAGCCGCACGCACACCAAGCTCATTACGCTGGGCATCCGGACAAACGTTGCCGACGCTTTGTACGAAGCCATCCGACGGGGGCCGAACTCCAACCTGGCCAGCATTCTGGCAACGCCCTAA
- a CDS encoding DinB family protein produces MKNHLIRLLDYEQWANRAVIDALEQVESPPERAVKVMGHVLSAQQVWLSRLTGEVSYVAVWEDIPIAWMGETSDRNVRGLKTFLEAEPEESLNRIITYKTSSGLPFSSSVLDILTQLSHHAAYHRGQIIQLLRPQLTEVPMTDFIFWARA; encoded by the coding sequence ATGAAAAATCATCTCATTCGTTTGCTCGACTATGAGCAATGGGCCAACCGGGCCGTCATTGATGCGCTGGAACAGGTTGAAAGTCCGCCCGAGCGTGCCGTCAAAGTGATGGGCCATGTTCTGTCGGCGCAGCAGGTCTGGCTGTCGCGGCTGACGGGCGAGGTTAGTTATGTGGCTGTTTGGGAAGACATTCCGATTGCCTGGATGGGCGAAACCTCCGACCGGAATGTTCGTGGATTAAAAACCTTTCTGGAAGCCGAACCCGAGGAAAGTCTGAACCGCATCATTACGTATAAAACCTCGTCGGGCCTGCCTTTCAGCAGTTCGGTGCTTGATATTCTGACCCAGTTGAGCCATCACGCGGCTTACCACCGGGGCCAGATCATTCAGTTACTCCGGCCGCAGTTGACCGAGGTACCCATGACGGATTTTATTTTCTGGGCGCGGGCCTGA
- a CDS encoding sensor histidine kinase: protein MKRFATGLFIRIAVILLTCLLIAYAWWKVPASRSLLVGVGIILLTAETANLHRYITSLNRKLTRFMESVRYSDFAVAFKADNELGPSFKELNQQFNEVLEAFRQARAEKEANLHYLNTIVQQVSVGLISFDAAGNVEMSNQAALRLLGIYRLRSLSDLQAVHAGLYDILTATPSSTPAIYQSSFEQELSVRCATVSLRGRPVTVASIQNIRTELQQKELEAWQNLTKVLRHEIMNSVTPIVSLVGTMQQIVNTELAGADEEAVNDLREALTTIEHRGRGIMRFVDAYRNFTAIPQPRLAEISVENLLRNVIALVQTELQQRHIILQAPPVPSYLMIFADAGQIEMVLINLIKNAMEILEGHRKPKLKIEVKSEDNRLTIYVSDNGPGIEPEAIEKIFIPFYTTKKTGSGIGLSLSRQIMQLHNGQLKVTSTPGQGSTFSMIF, encoded by the coding sequence ATGAAACGATTCGCCACGGGGCTTTTTATTCGAATTGCCGTTATTCTGCTGACCTGCCTGCTGATTGCCTACGCCTGGTGGAAGGTTCCGGCCAGCCGGTCGTTGCTGGTTGGCGTTGGTATCATTCTGCTGACGGCCGAAACGGCCAATCTGCACCGGTACATCACCAGCCTGAATCGTAAACTGACGCGCTTCATGGAATCGGTACGGTATTCGGATTTTGCCGTTGCCTTCAAAGCCGATAACGAACTCGGACCGAGTTTTAAAGAACTGAATCAGCAGTTCAACGAAGTGCTCGAAGCGTTCCGGCAGGCCCGGGCCGAAAAGGAAGCCAACCTGCACTACCTCAACACCATCGTTCAGCAGGTGAGCGTCGGGCTGATTTCGTTCGATGCCGCGGGCAACGTGGAGATGAGCAACCAGGCGGCTTTGCGGTTGCTAGGGATCTACCGGCTTCGTAGTCTCTCGGACTTGCAAGCCGTTCACGCGGGGTTATACGATATTCTAACGGCCACGCCCAGCAGCACGCCCGCCATTTACCAAAGCAGTTTTGAGCAGGAACTTTCGGTGCGGTGCGCCACGGTTAGTCTGCGCGGCCGGCCGGTAACGGTAGCGTCGATCCAGAACATCCGGACGGAGTTGCAGCAAAAGGAGCTGGAAGCCTGGCAGAACCTGACCAAAGTACTGCGGCACGAAATCATGAACTCCGTGACGCCGATCGTGTCGCTGGTGGGCACGATGCAGCAGATTGTAAACACTGAACTGGCGGGCGCCGACGAAGAGGCCGTCAACGACCTGCGCGAAGCCCTGACCACCATCGAACACCGCGGACGCGGGATCATGCGGTTTGTGGATGCCTACCGGAATTTCACGGCAATTCCGCAACCCCGCCTGGCCGAGATTTCCGTCGAAAATCTACTGAGAAACGTCATTGCGCTGGTCCAGACGGAATTACAACAGCGGCACATCATTTTGCAGGCGCCCCCCGTGCCCTCGTACCTGATGATTTTTGCCGACGCGGGCCAAATCGAAATGGTGTTGATCAACCTCATCAAAAATGCGATGGAAATTCTGGAAGGCCACCGCAAACCGAAGCTTAAGATTGAAGTAAAATCGGAAGACAACCGGCTGACCATTTACGTCAGCGACAACGGACCGGGCATCGAACCGGAAGCCATCGAAAAGATTTTCATTCCGTTTTACACCACCAAAAAAACGGGTTCGGGCATTGGCCTGAGCCTTTCGCGGCAGATCATGCAGCTTCACAACGGCCAGCTGAAGGTAACCTCAACCCCGGGGCAGGGCAGCACGTTCTCCATGATTTTCTGA
- a CDS encoding sigma-54-dependent transcriptional regulator, whose protein sequence is MSKILIIDDDVDVLSAAKLLLKRHYPQVDIEKNPEKIPFLITNGSYDLVLLDMNFQRDNSSGREGFLWLDRILDIKPTTAVVLITAYGDVEMAVRAIKSGARDFVLKPWENDKLLATLHSALEGSAGQGAKTAGQNGSAPGSAASGKASAQSSSYIAVSPAMRQVFATIERVAETDANVLILGENGTGKDVVARALHQRSLRRDKPFVSVDLGALSDSLFESELFGHVKGAFTDAREDRAGRFEEANGGTIFLDEIGNISLPQQAKLLTVLQQRVVTRVGSNKPKNIDVRLICATNSPIYQHVSDRSFRQDLLYRINTIEVHIPPLRERPEDIIPLAEHFLKQYRKQYNRKVASISPALSRQLQQYRWPGNVRELQHAIERAIILAQGNVLEPEDFYFGTNTPAAIPTDKDLPFQENLQIEDMEKKMIQQAMQKYHGNITDIARELGLSRQALYRRLEKYGL, encoded by the coding sequence ATGTCGAAAATCCTGATTATTGACGACGATGTCGATGTGCTGAGCGCGGCCAAATTGCTGCTCAAACGCCATTATCCACAAGTTGATATTGAGAAAAATCCCGAGAAGATTCCTTTTCTGATTACCAACGGCAGCTACGACCTGGTTCTGCTCGATATGAACTTTCAGCGCGACAACAGCAGCGGCCGCGAAGGCTTCCTGTGGCTCGACCGTATTCTGGATATCAAACCGACCACGGCCGTCGTCCTGATTACGGCTTACGGGGATGTGGAAATGGCGGTACGGGCCATCAAGTCCGGTGCCCGGGATTTCGTTCTCAAACCGTGGGAAAACGACAAATTACTGGCCACCCTACACAGCGCCCTGGAAGGCAGCGCCGGGCAGGGAGCCAAAACCGCAGGACAAAACGGGTCGGCTCCCGGTTCGGCGGCTTCCGGCAAGGCCAGCGCCCAAAGTTCCTCGTACATTGCCGTCAGCCCCGCCATGCGGCAGGTTTTCGCCACCATCGAGCGCGTAGCCGAAACCGACGCCAACGTTCTGATTCTGGGTGAAAACGGCACCGGAAAGGATGTGGTGGCCCGGGCTCTGCACCAACGGTCGCTCCGGCGCGACAAACCGTTTGTGAGCGTCGATCTGGGTGCGCTGAGCGATAGTCTGTTCGAAAGCGAACTGTTCGGCCACGTCAAAGGCGCCTTCACCGACGCCCGCGAAGACCGCGCCGGGCGGTTTGAAGAAGCCAACGGGGGAACCATTTTCCTGGACGAAATCGGCAACATTTCGCTTCCGCAGCAAGCCAAACTGCTGACGGTTTTGCAGCAGCGGGTCGTCACGCGCGTGGGGTCGAATAAACCGAAAAACATCGACGTTCGCCTGATCTGCGCGACCAACTCGCCAATTTACCAGCACGTCAGCGACCGCTCGTTCCGGCAGGATTTGCTGTACCGCATCAACACCATTGAAGTACACATTCCCCCGCTGCGCGAACGGCCTGAAGACATTATTCCGCTGGCCGAACACTTTCTGAAGCAATACCGGAAGCAGTACAACCGTAAAGTTGCGTCCATCAGTCCGGCCTTGTCCCGGCAGTTGCAGCAATACCGCTGGCCGGGCAACGTCCGGGAGTTGCAGCACGCCATCGAGCGGGCAATCATCCTGGCGCAGGGGAACGTGCTCGAACCGGAAGATTTTTACTTCGGCACCAACACACCGGCCGCCATTCCGACGGACAAGGACTTGCCGTTCCAGGAAAATCTTCAGATTGAGGATATGGAGAAAAAAATGATTCAGCAGGCCATGCAAAAGTACCACGGCAACATCACGGACATCGCCCGGGAGTTGGGCCTGTCGCGACAGGCGTTGTACCGGCGACTGGAGAAATACGGGCTTTGA